One Brevibacterium spongiae DNA segment encodes these proteins:
- a CDS encoding UvrD-helicase domain-containing protein, with protein sequence MSVHVITASAGSGKTYRLTQVLSERLSQKTATGEPVLRASEVIATTFTVRAAADLIEKTQKRLLDDGNITAAEEIGTALIGTINSMSGRLVTEYAIDAGFSPELRVLDENEQKIVFATAVDEVVANAEITHRDLLARAGHNGRPEDANPYGHGPVAWSTLVKNIAEAARSNHLGEAELRASARDSIELYLSALPAKQADRRQTWRDCLASDIDVLRESLTCFRNGEDLPAGVPKMTKASADNVEGSIVTLDHFLRDLDTHAEDVDPFARTPWSSWGKVAKANYPAAQGGKAPGVVPKAVLENSSSRMVAEQLLANSAFHADIAALTELVIDTAIASLSAYEEHKNRLGVMDFVDQEVRALDLLRTNERVRTSIASRYRLLAVDEFQDSSPIQLAIFMELADLVDEVIWVGDRKQAIYGFRGADPELMNDVFASLVEGTTDLGTATSENLGASWRSTESPLELSNTLFSSVFAEQKEDEVVLRIPPEREHLRNIGSRELWVPNTDKGKGTQANSRMVKAIAEGVGDLLERSPQLPDGEVSQGDIAVLVRTNSQVDSVVAELRARGIRAVGSTSNLLSTREGQFVASGLAAVVDRDDAVALAELVTLMPDHGSHHTWFEETARIVDKDERHQHYRTWWDDPTLAALSELEVNAARYSATELVVAIIDALDLPQRIKAWTNPEARLATLDALCQIAGEYENSAQQTRSPVTPAGLLDHLTEAAGSYEQSTAHDAVLVTTMHQSKGLQWPVVIVGVPVDKDYGHSEITVEKAPVFDARHPLANRSLRYLPGVIKDYGPLKERLANLDTVSRAGAAEKRETERLLYVALTRAECHSIVAFGDPMGRNNVLSASVDERLLEWDVATVGDSSSPAVEGAGVLRIADLRRSVGDGVPVQHELTMRISAFPIDGETEGVGESGTESRSFFAQTDIPSRTPAAEQTGLPARFTASSVPSDGIDAEVSLLASLGKPLVEHGGRNWDRVGDAIHAYLGLPLSSLSDEKHQTAAERILARWDSQGNLSPEMLIELGRRWTTWIEETFPGAEEVTESPITWRNDERQVMEGWIDARIVLPGGEHVLVDHKSYPGTDSIGHVSENYLGQLSTYAHALETAQGAAPTRVLIHLPLKSEVLEVRLLR encoded by the coding sequence ATGAGCGTTCACGTCATCACCGCCTCGGCAGGGTCGGGCAAGACCTATCGGCTGACCCAGGTGCTCTCCGAACGGCTGTCGCAGAAGACGGCTACGGGTGAACCTGTTCTGCGCGCCAGCGAGGTCATCGCCACGACGTTTACCGTTCGAGCTGCCGCCGACCTCATCGAGAAGACGCAGAAGAGACTCCTCGACGATGGGAACATCACCGCAGCCGAGGAGATCGGTACAGCGCTCATCGGAACCATCAATTCGATGTCCGGCCGCCTCGTCACCGAATACGCCATCGACGCCGGTTTCTCGCCGGAATTGCGTGTGCTCGATGAAAACGAGCAGAAGATCGTATTCGCCACCGCAGTTGACGAAGTCGTCGCGAATGCCGAAATCACACACCGAGATCTCCTAGCGCGAGCCGGACACAACGGCAGACCGGAAGATGCGAACCCATACGGCCACGGACCGGTTGCGTGGTCCACACTCGTCAAGAACATCGCCGAGGCGGCACGGTCGAACCACCTCGGCGAGGCTGAGCTGCGCGCTTCCGCCCGCGACTCGATCGAACTTTACCTCTCGGCCCTCCCCGCGAAGCAGGCCGATCGCCGTCAGACGTGGCGGGACTGCCTGGCCAGTGACATCGACGTTCTTCGTGAGTCGCTGACATGCTTTCGGAATGGAGAGGACCTTCCGGCCGGTGTGCCGAAGATGACAAAGGCGAGTGCAGACAATGTTGAAGGCAGCATCGTCACGCTCGATCATTTCCTTCGCGATCTCGACACTCACGCCGAGGATGTCGATCCTTTCGCACGGACTCCATGGTCGTCGTGGGGGAAAGTTGCCAAGGCGAACTATCCGGCGGCACAGGGTGGGAAGGCACCCGGAGTCGTGCCGAAGGCGGTACTCGAGAACTCAAGTTCACGGATGGTTGCCGAACAGCTGCTGGCTAACAGCGCATTCCATGCCGATATCGCGGCACTGACCGAGCTTGTCATCGACACTGCGATCGCGTCACTTAGCGCCTACGAAGAACATAAAAACCGCCTCGGCGTCATGGATTTCGTCGACCAGGAAGTCCGTGCGCTCGACCTGCTGCGCACGAATGAACGAGTGAGAACATCGATCGCGTCCCGCTACCGGCTGCTCGCCGTTGACGAATTCCAAGATTCCTCACCGATCCAGCTGGCGATCTTCATGGAACTCGCCGACCTCGTCGACGAAGTCATATGGGTGGGGGACCGCAAACAAGCGATCTACGGTTTTCGCGGAGCCGATCCGGAACTGATGAACGACGTCTTCGCATCACTGGTTGAAGGAACGACGGATCTGGGTACAGCGACCTCGGAGAACCTCGGCGCATCATGGCGTTCAACTGAATCGCCTCTCGAGCTGTCGAACACACTCTTCAGCTCAGTGTTCGCCGAGCAGAAGGAAGATGAGGTCGTGCTTCGCATTCCCCCGGAACGCGAGCATCTGCGCAATATCGGCAGCCGTGAGCTCTGGGTACCCAACACGGACAAGGGCAAAGGCACCCAAGCGAACTCCCGGATGGTCAAAGCCATTGCAGAAGGAGTCGGCGACCTCCTGGAGCGCTCGCCTCAACTGCCGGACGGAGAGGTGTCACAGGGTGATATTGCGGTCCTCGTGCGCACCAACTCCCAGGTCGACTCGGTAGTCGCGGAACTGCGGGCACGCGGCATCCGAGCCGTCGGGTCGACCAGTAATCTGCTGTCCACCAGGGAAGGACAGTTCGTCGCATCAGGCCTGGCGGCAGTCGTCGACCGCGATGATGCTGTGGCGCTGGCCGAACTCGTCACGCTCATGCCAGATCACGGCAGCCACCACACGTGGTTTGAAGAGACAGCGCGGATCGTCGATAAGGACGAACGACACCAGCATTATCGGACGTGGTGGGACGATCCCACGCTGGCGGCACTGTCCGAACTCGAGGTCAACGCAGCCCGCTACTCGGCAACGGAACTGGTGGTGGCCATCATTGATGCTCTCGACCTGCCGCAGCGCATCAAGGCTTGGACGAACCCTGAGGCACGTTTGGCCACGCTGGATGCCTTGTGCCAGATCGCTGGAGAATACGAAAATTCCGCGCAGCAGACACGCTCGCCGGTGACTCCGGCAGGCCTGCTCGATCACCTCACCGAGGCGGCCGGTTCCTATGAGCAGTCGACCGCGCACGATGCCGTGCTTGTCACGACCATGCATCAGTCGAAGGGTCTGCAGTGGCCGGTCGTCATCGTCGGTGTGCCCGTCGACAAGGACTATGGTCACAGCGAGATCACTGTGGAGAAGGCACCAGTGTTCGACGCCAGGCATCCTTTGGCCAACCGGTCACTGCGGTACCTGCCCGGAGTGATCAAAGACTATGGTCCGCTGAAGGAACGTCTCGCAAACTTGGACACGGTGAGCCGTGCAGGAGCAGCAGAGAAGCGGGAAACGGAACGGCTCCTCTATGTCGCATTAACCCGAGCCGAGTGCCACAGCATCGTGGCGTTCGGTGACCCGATGGGCAGGAACAACGTCCTCAGTGCGTCGGTCGACGAAAGACTCCTCGAATGGGACGTCGCGACGGTGGGCGACTCGTCATCGCCGGCTGTCGAAGGGGCAGGTGTTCTTCGGATCGCTGATCTCCGTAGGTCTGTGGGCGACGGTGTGCCGGTGCAACACGAACTAACGATGCGGATCAGTGCGTTTCCGATCGACGGTGAGACTGAGGGTGTGGGGGAGAGCGGCACCGAATCACGGTCGTTCTTTGCGCAAACGGACATCCCGAGCCGGACGCCAGCGGCTGAACAAACGGGTCTGCCTGCGAGGTTCACCGCGAGCAGCGTGCCGTCTGATGGCATCGATGCGGAGGTGAGTCTTCTTGCGTCGCTCGGCAAGCCGCTGGTCGAACACGGCGGAAGAAATTGGGATCGCGTCGGGGACGCGATCCACGCCTACCTCGGTCTGCCGCTCAGCTCCCTATCCGACGAGAAACATCAGACCGCGGCCGAGAGAATTCTGGCGCGCTGGGATTCCCAGGGAAACCTTTCCCCGGAAATGCTCATCGAACTCGGCCGGCGGTGGACCACGTGGATCGAGGAGACGTTCCCCGGCGCCGAGGAGGTCACCGAGTCCCCGATCACATGGCGCAACGATGAGCGTCAGGTGATGGAAGGGTGGATCGACGCTCGCATCGTGTTGCCTGGCGGTGAACACGTACTCGTCGATCACAAGTCGTATCCCGGCACGGATTCGATTGGACACGTGTCCGAAAACTACCTCGGCCAATTGTCCACTTATGCTCACGCTCTTGAGACCGCGCAGGGAGCAGCACCTACACGGGTGCTGATCCACCTCCCGTTGAAATCCGAAGTACTCGAAGTTCGATTGCTGCGCTAG